A window of Glycine soja cultivar W05 chromosome 2, ASM419377v2, whole genome shotgun sequence genomic DNA:
ttttatatttttaagtgtttattataatattatgtttacaataacagaaaattaaaattaaattatattttagattaataGTTATTTTCGTTCTTAGATAAATAAAACACTGACAAGTTTCTTCctaaatatatcatataaacTCATTTAAATAACTGATAAAAGTTAATGCGATAAATagaattattgtatttttttcactttgagattaaaatttaaatttttatctttcaataacGAATTTCTCaacaaaattaactatttttatcctttctttAATACTTTATTAAAGTACATTTTTCCCCACTCTCGTGTtgatattttcaaataattaccCAAAACACCTCTATAATTAAGCACTCAGCTTTCAGCTCAGCCATCTAGCTAACTCGGAAAAAAAAGATCATTAAATTAAGATCGATTAGTTGCATGACACGGTTATGAAGACAAACAATTTATAGatgattgaaataaaaaaaattcgtaTTAAACTATTTAcagacattatatatatatatatatatatatatatatatatatatatatatatattaataaattaccaACAAACGCTATACCTGCACAATAAAAAgcagttaataaaataatacaaagtgGAGTACTCTTGATGTAACACAATATACCTGCACAAAAATCAATCTAACATTATAGTTAATCCTTCTATTCCATCCACTAATCACCATCAGTTCTCCATACAGGTAAACACAATACACTGCCTTAACCATCAGCAGAAACGTTTATATATCTGATCTCAAAATAAATCACATATCCTttcatctatctatatatatatatggtcataattgaaaaaagaagcagCAGCAAACAAGTGGTAATTCCTAAACAAATACATCAATCTTAATTCGAATCccctattttctttttcttaagacTATATCAAACAGCAAAGTGAATGTCTTATGacacttcttttcttttgtcaaCAATCTTCACTAATTGATCATAATTATATTCTCAATAGAAAAATACTAAGCTCAGGTCCCCCATTACCATCAGGATTCAACATGTAAAACGCCTCCGAGTCACGGCTCCCCACGACTCGCTCGAACCTCGCCCTCATGTACATCAACTCGCCCTCCGACCCGCCGTTGCCACTGCCACCCCCTTTTCCATCCTCCAGGAGAGGGATCACTCCGGCGCCGACCGACACGCTCTGCACTGTGCTCAGCACGTGCAAGTCGAGGTCCCCACACGTGCGGGACACGGCGTAGCCGCAGTTCCTCCCGTTGCAATACATGGTCCAGGCAGGCTCCTGAAAGAGCCTGCGTCTGCCACCACCGCTGTTGTTGTGTGCAACAGCAGCGGTGACAGACACTTTCTGGCACTCGAGTGCGATGCGCACGAGGCTAGAGGACATCTCCTTGACGAGCGAGGAGGTGGACATTGCTAGCTCCAGGAGGAGGACGGGCTCGGCGCGGGGGTGGAGCTGCACAGCAAAAGAGATGTGTCCGCGGCGGTGCCCAAAGAGGGTTCCGGTGACCTTCCTGCCGAGGGAAGGAGTCACGGAGAGCTGCGAAGGAATAGTGAGCCACTTGCATGTTGGGATCATCGTTGGGAACGTGAAGATGTTCAAGAACGAGCGTATGAGTGATGATATCTTGTTTTGTTGCGTTAGCTTTGGTGCGTGGTGTTGCTGTTGCTGCTGTTGGTACAAGTTTGAGACCGAAGGCGAGGATCCTCGCCGCACGAGGAGTTTGTCGGAGACATCATCGGATTCGAAGGAGCGGAAGTGGGTTAGGTTTGAAGGGAGGATTCTTCGGCTGTTTCTTGTTGTGGCGGTGCATGCACTTGTGCTTCTTTGAAATatctgttgtttttgttgttcttTCATGTTGTGATGGAAATTAACACAAGGAAGgttgaagaagaaggagaaggagagagTGATAGGATGGTTTTTTTGTTGGAGTGAGTGAGGGGGATTGTGAATCAAGGTTGGGAGAGGGGAcacgaagagagagagagaggggggaccGACAAAGTGATTATGGTGTTGGGAGAGGGGAGGAATATAAAGGGAGGGTGTGGAGGGTTGTGGATTGTGATAATGATAATTTGTTGGACTTTTGTATTGGGAATGGTCCTACAATGCTAATAACAAGTAGTACCAACATCCATCACCTTGTGTTTTCCTTTACTGCTTCATTCACCCCGAGGCTCGACATTGCATCTCGCCCTCCTCCTCCATCGATGGGTCCACCTTTTCTAGTTTGTGACACAGATGTTATAATTTATGGTAGTAGTACattgtattttgttttactatttACAAATATTAGGTAATAGGTAGTAGGGAGAAACGAGAGAAAACGGTAAATATCATAAGTAGAGATGATAGTTAAATCTAAAATGTTGCCTTGACTTGATTTTGAATGTGAAAAAACCATTTTGAACGGATTGGATTTTACTTATGATCTTTTTAACTAGGGTTGATGATattgattaaagaattaaaaagaaaaaaagctttcaacgtagaaatcataaaaaactgaaaaaatatttacaatataattttaagttcttaataaaaaaaataattattaattttttatcttatgtcTCAAAATTACtggttaacattaatttttaattttcttgacTTGTAAAAGTGAGAACGGGGTGATGTGACGCATGCCTCTTTGTAATGTTTGCTGGGaatacacatttttattttttaaaaatataaaatcatggagagaaaaaaaaataaaaatactaaaaatgtatattataaaaaaattattattcttaaataattaaagatatttaacatatgtatatatatttattacttaTGATAAAGTAAAAGTCGCTTATCACGTTAATTGACAAAGCTTTAGATCTACAGGTAACAAGATGTTGTTGAATGcagaaaaatatacaatttagtAGGGGGGGATGATATGGATTCATGATAAGATCTCCTATATGAGCTTGTTTTGATCCCAAGTTAATATTCAATTTGCTAGGTCATTTAAGTTTTGTTTATTTCTATGATTTTATGTTGACCGTTAGATTAAAATCATGAAGAGATATGATGATTATGGTTGAAACATGCGTGATATGGGGACCTTCTGAAGtccaaaagtaaataaataaaaactatgaaAACTGAGACACACTCGTGAGACATGCATATTGATTTGATGTCCATTATATATCTCTGCAAACACGCCCAACCAAGGACCCGAAACAGTTCCAAATATCCTAAACAAACTATAAACCTTTGATTAAGAAGGGATTTTGTCTATTAATTAACTACTTTTGTGGCACATACAGCTTCTAATCCAATAATAAGCCGTTATGCTATTTATAAACATATGAGTACCTACATGCACATTCGTGTGAATTAACAACTACCAGATCTCAAAACTTGATTCATCTTTAGTTGCACATAGAATTAATGGCACACactatttaataatcatttattCTTTAAGCAATGATATTTAATCTGTACgtttttcttacaaaatatatatactgaCTAAAAAAGGGTGGTGCATTATACAGCAAAATATGTAATTTGTacgttttatatttattcatatGCCCTCATGTTAATACTTTGTAACCACTGAAGCCTTGTGTAAAGGGAACTATATAGTTGCATAGGTTTTGGGCAACCTTTGTGTCCagctttctatatatatatatatatatatatatatatatatatatatatatatatatatatatatatatatatatatattataaaaagttaAGGTATAGCTTGACTGAAGTTTGGTCAAATGTATGTCTGTTAAGTTTGGATACTTCAACACAAAAGACTTCATTTTGACTTTCATAAATGTAAGCATGAGATGAACCATAGCATTTAATAATTCGAGGactaaatttaacaaaacaattttttaatagacGTATAAACAATAgctactgattttttttttgaggcaATAACTTATGAATTATTCTTTCCTTAAATAACAATTATAGACATGGCATAAAGACTAAATTATTCAGTTAAtcccttatttttattttaggttgcaatttagtcttttatattttaaaagttacaaaataatccattatttactaaaaattataatatgctcccttaattaattttttttataacatcttTACTCCTAAAATAATGTCtttgtgaaaaattaaaatggatataATAAGACCAATATAAGAAAACATCATATACTCCCCTATCTCAGTTAATTTGTCACTTTTAGAACACTTATATGTCTTAATTTATTTGCagcataataataaataagtattattttttctcaataatactttatttagtgatattttaatttataatatattaaataatttttattttatattaacttactactactactacaatCGTAtgactaattatttattttccattaaatatattatttttttccacagAACACTCAAAAAGCCTTACATCAATCGTatgagtaattatttatttacaaagaaaatgaGATCTAAATAGTGGGATATATTAATATGCGGTTACTATAGGGCATGACTATTGATGAAGCCAAATGACAAATGTATATGAAATGGGGGCGCGTGCTGCTTCCACCCTAGAAAGTGGGGAATATATGACAAAGTTGCATGACACGAGGGTGAAGAGCCTGATAAGGGGAGGTCAATGGAGAATTATGCTGTTTGAGAAGCCACTTTGTCCCCATACTTTTGGaaaccaaaattaattataaaaaaccaAATTAATTAACACTTCAATTGATCATGTGTCTAAGCTAAATAGTTTATACTAATACTAATTTcatcgtcatcatcatcattagccgtataaaaaggaattttaattaatatttatcattttggaCGGTTCTAAACCCAGGATTTTGCTCCAAAAGATCCATTTTAATATAACGAATGACGGGAAAATGTTTATGTCATTTGATCCATGGGGGCAGAACCGGCACCACCAGTTAGAAGATCCCACTTTCTTTTTAACACGAACAAAAATAGTATACGcgtctttcatttttatttgcatcattagtattaattataatttttcctcaCAATTTGACAAGGGCAGGTTAGATGAATATAATTGTTTGGCATCAaaagaaagttttaaaaaaactgcAACTTCATAAAAGGACCCACCATTAATTTATGTGTGGTTAGTATGAACCCCCGTCCAATGCTTCGAAATTGTTTCTCGAATgacttttctcttttgtttaggGTCTTATaaattctgataaaaaaaagtaaaaaaaaaataaagttgatcTCCTTTTAATAATACCTTAGgcttaattttatgaataagaATGATGGACACACGCATGCACACTGTATTGCCAAGTCTTTTCGATTTAATGAATAAAAGGTATTAAAATTACGAAAACGACGTTCACATTGATTGAATATGATAGGTatcctagttttatttatttatttgaatgtaTATTATTTCGAAGATGAATGGAAATGAATCAAATCgaattaacttttatattaaataagtctgatttactttttaaatataaagcTTGTAAAAAATCCTATTTAAagacttattttaaattaaggcctttaaatattatgtcaataaatttacttttaaagaCCTAAAAAAGTTGGTAAACAATAAACAAGCCAGTCCATTTAGAAAAAGGTTTAATTAGTATtaatatatgaatattaaaaatataaaaaaaacaaataagtgtatggatataaaattttgtcagacttaaatatgtatttaactaaataaactttttcttaaaaaattaacctaTTCTTTTTATTAAACTAGGTAAGGCAAAATAGTTACGTCAGCTGAGAGATTTCTTAACCTATTCTCATTCTTAATAGAGGGAGTCAAAATTAAAGAATCTTATAACTTCAAAATTGGTAAGGTTGTGTATAATTTGGCgttttcaaaagaataaatcAAAACGAATTGCATCACTTTTTTGGATCGAATTTCTAACTAAAAtcagtttattttatcaaatcaaattaactgATTTTGCGGTGAACTAATTCCGAATCGGTTCTGACACTGAGTACAAAAACAAGAATTCTTCTCATATTATTTTCTTACCTAAAAAATGTTAATgattagtttattattttttttttatgggatGAATTCGAAACCACAACCTCTTCATTTCccatatcatttattttattattaaatcaatCTTATAACTTTACATGTATGCTTTtcatgttaatatatttttaggtaaatagttaaattatgaAGCACTTTCACTTTACATGTATAACTTTACATGTATGCTTTTCATATTAATCAAAGTGTAATTCATTcatcactttatcatttaatctAATTGTTAAAATAGTTTCATTAAAACTAATAATACTAGTCTTTATGACACATTATTTACCCATTTAGCAATTGATGgtatacatataaatatataatatgtgaCAATCGAGTTagctacacacaaaaaaattgattttttttttttactttatcaaGACTTGGATGTTACaacatatatatcatttttaacttAGTCCTTAAAGTTAACTATTTGATGTCATTTTGATTACTGAATTTAATCACATACTGTCATATGTCATTTTAGTCCTTGGATgtactttcaaatttttaattatgtcccacattacataaaaattattaacataaacATCACCATTTTCACCCTCACTTCCATACTTATCCCTTAACCTCATTTACCTTCTTCTCACACGCTTTGTAGCTCATCATAACTTTCATCTCCACCATCTTGATACCAAGTACCatttagaatttaaaaacaCGTAATATTCTTATGATTTTCATATATAAGAGCATAAAAGTAGGCTTTAAACTAGATTTCTACACACATTAACAACGTAAATGGGGGAAGTCAAAGATGATTCTCAAGCTTAACGTATCCCTAACACCcatgttttttaatattgtcAAACATCACATTGAAGCAATTTAAGCATACTGTTGTTAGGATCAACTATGGGAATGTATATATAACAACGTGCTGGTCTAAGGACTGCATGGATGGACTCAAAGATCTTATTATGGTACTTTGTAGGAGAAAATGGTGCAATGTTCATTATTGACTTGAAGGTGTGTTAGGTCCAAGACCCCATGGCCACATTAATTTCGAACTCGGGTTTCTCTATGCATTGTCGTTGCTCTGGTTCCTTTGAGCAAACATAAATGTGAAGATGAACAAGATGGACAGATGGTATTGTTTGTTGTGCTCATGAGATGCCAGTAGCTAGGGTATTTATGATAATTTGGCTCAAGGAAAACAttaaacactactaaaaaaaaagttttctacATCGcccaattaacatcggttatagctaaaaccaatgttaacgaaagcgcggtggcatttttgtaattaaatggagttacttaacatcggttttagcaaaaccgatgttaactacttcatgttaacatcggttatttaaaaaaccgatgttaacatgatgttaagatgaatatggtaacatcggtttgggcaaaaccgatgttaacttcatagagttaacatcggttttgagagggccgatgttaaggagttgattttaacatcggtttgttaaaaaatcgatgtaatgtatttgatgttaacatcggtttttacaaaaccgatgttaagtacatttagttaacatcggttatccataaaaaaccgatgttgttgtgtttataagttaaaaaaaaatagagatttcAAAAGCCGCGCGCATTCGAAAACCTTGCCCTACCTGTTCTCTTTCTCCTCCCGCCTGAAATCGTTGTTCTCTTTCTCCTCCCGCCCGAAATCTGCCGGAAACCGCTCCATCGACACCCACATTGTCGTTGGTCGAACCCACAGAACCCCCTACACTGCTGGAAAACCCACATTGTCCTCGCTGAAACCCACAAAACCCCCTACGCTGTCGGAAAACCCATATTGTCGTCGCTCGAACCCCATAGAACCCACATTGTCCTGGGTCGAAGAAAACCCTAGATACAGAGTTGCTACTAGGGTGCTGAAACAGTCGTCGGTGCTCAAAGGTCAAAGCTTTCTCCGCGAGGTACGTAGGTGAAATTCGTGTATGCTAAGTTTCGTTGTGAGTGGTTTGACCCGAATTGGGAGTGGCATCGGATAACATTTTGTTTGCGATTGTACAGGCTTCGCTGACGTGCGTGTGTTGCTGGGTTCTTTTCATCAAGGTAACACTAACTTCTATACTTCATTtgacctattttattttttctgggtAGTAATAAGTAATGTTGCATGATTTTTAGTAAGGCGTTATTCTGTTTGCACTATAACAGAGAATCAACCATGATTTCTGTAGATGGATCCACAGGGTTATTGAAATTGCCTACAATTGCTTTAACATTTTACTGTCCAACAGAGTGGGCttcattattgttgttttaacatattttttgtttcttgagcAAGTAATGCTTAAGTATAGATAATGTTTTTACCCAAGTGGATTTAAGGAACTGGGTTGCTTGctctcttttctattttattcgCTTAATTGTTGAATGCTTCCAGACTATTTATAAACTATTCACTTGCCTCGTATTGGCAGTTTCTACTCATATCCTGTTATTGCAAATTATGCTTGTAACtgttttaaatagttaattCTTGATATTAAAATAGGTTATTGCATTTAGTTATGTTACGATGTGGGATTAAAATAGGTAACTGTTGATAACTGTTTTGGACTATAAAAATAGGTAACTGTTGATATTAAAAACAGTTACCTATTCAAAGTAACTGGGTTCGTCAGTTCTCATATTCTTGTATTGCATTTAGTTATTATGCTTGTAACTGTTTTACAATAACATATCCTGAAGTGATATGCTTAAGTGAAAATGATGAAGGGTTTCAACCTTTATAATGTTAGGATTTTCCACCCAGGTGTCACGAATCTGCAACCCCCTCAAAGCATTTCTCCTCGTCCTCAAAATAATAACTCTATAAAAATAGGATGTGTTGTTGTCCCCCTCTTTGATCCATCTGCATCTTGATTTCTGCTTATGttgtttttattcaataatcTATTGCCATTTGCCTGTTATATCTGGCTATAGAAAATAAATCTTGGGTTATTAGATGAGGGTTATTCTGGGAGGGTGAGACATGATAAATTATACTAGGCTCTTGCAATAATTGACTTCTATGCTGCTACTACCATTTAGATTGTTTAAATGGATGTGTGGCTTGATATTGTATTAACTGACCTTTATGTTATATAGATCTTGAGGCTTGCTAGGGATCTTGGAGATTTTCTACTTATTGGAATACACAGAGATCAGACAGTCAGGTTGGCAACCTTTATACTCTGCCTCCCTActgtatttacttttttatttttttttgtactttttttttggaaggcataatttttttttatcagcaaagataattatattcatatatatgaaaagtaccagaggtacttgaAATACATGTAGTTGGATGGCCATAATCTGGTTCCAAGTCAGACTAAAATAGAGTTGTTCTGCTGTTGTTCATTATCAAACAATGGCCTCCTCCATGACAAGTTCCACTCCCATTCATTATCCTTGAAGCCTCCCATCTGCTAGATTGAGTTGTTCTGCCGTTGAGAGATTACAAATAGCCTGGGATACTTTGTGATTAATGAGACCTCACCTTGTATCCACTCATCTTCCCAAAATTTGAACCTGTCCCCTCTCCCCACCTTCCACGAGATCCCTTTTTTGATCTTCTCACCCTGTTGTGTATTCTGAAAAATTATCTTTAGATCCCTCCACCACAAAGAGTCCTTATTACTGCAtaatgtataatatattattgagaTAAACAAAAACAGTACAAGTGGTACTGAATGAAAAGATAATACAAAGCACCTCTGGTGTTGCCTCCATTTACCCAGCAAAGCTTCATTAAATTTAGATATTTCTTTAATCCCCAAACCACCTTCCTCCTTAGGTAAGCAAATAGCTTCCCATTTTACCCAGGGAATTTTCTTTAAGGTGCAGTAACCAGTGGTAGGCTAGGATCATCCCTGTCACTTTGAACCAAGTCCTAGAGGAAAGCAAAATATTGCATACATCAATTTGAGAAATTTTCAAGGCATAATAACCTTTTGTGCATATTCAGTTACCAGTTGGAATTTATCAGGtctaatttatcattttattcacAAACATTTAATGGCCGTAGATAATGACAGACccaaaaatttctaaaagtttAAATACATAGACAATAGTAACAGTAAAGGCTTAGTACATCAGATCAAAATTTAAAGGAGATTAGGATGAACTATGAATGTTCAAATCCAGGATCTAGCTTGATCATGATCCTTGAGCATGCAAGccctttgaaagaaaaattgtcATCCAGTTTATTGTTCATTTCCAGTTTCCAAAATAATTTGGCATCCAAGATAGTAGTGTTATGTTAGAAGTGATATTGGGCTTCAGTGTGCATTAATTCATAGTATCACACTAGTAATTGATCTAGaatattagtataaataggaccagatatcaattttttttttttggaaggctgaaaatatatatattattaataaaaaaactagtaccagtggtaccagagattataaatacaaaGCACCAAGGTGCTACCCTCCAACAAGACCATCACAAAAGCCAAATAACAACCAGATCCAACCCCAACTAGGCAAGGAAATTGGAAATATTAGAGGACCAGTAGTGAAAGGTAGTACTAAACTTTTTATCCTTAGCCTTTAACCATGACCAAGCTAAGAAAATAGCATGATCCATGACTTTACAGGGATCAAAAGGTTTTCCTTGGAAAATCAAATGATTCCTATGCTGCCATATAGAGCTAGTTAATGCAACCCACCACCCACATCTTGTACTGTGGTTCATATTTGCCCCAAATCCATCACAGAACTGATAAAAATGGTGAACCGGGGTAATGGAAAGGGGACCTACTACCCGAACCCAGTGCATAGATTCCCACCACAGGCCATTTGTCAGCTTACAGTTGAAAAACAAATGACATACATCCTCCTGCACACAGCCACATAAGGAAAAGGTGTCTTCCTGAGTAATAGCATTTCTTCTTAAAAGGTTGACCTTGGTAGGTAGTCTATTTTTAAGTAGTCTCCAACAGAAGATCACAGCCCGAGGGGGAATTTTCAACTGCCATATAGTCTTAAAAATGTTGCCATCAGAATATACTGAAGTGGTGTTCATGCATAAGCTATAAGCTGATCTAGTAGTATATTGACCATTAGATTCAGCCAACCACAACATATTATCTTTCACCTGTCTTTGAATAGGAACAAAACTGATTTCCTCCATAAACTGCACAGCCAAATGGCTTTCATGATCAAAGAGATTCCTCCTCCACCTCATGTCCCACCTCCAGCTATTATGATTAAAATGTCCCATTTGAGAGATGTGGTCCTTTTGCTGTCTACTTATAAGGAAAAGCTGATTATACTTCTGCTGCAGGGTGTGTTGTTCCCCTAGCTAGTTATCAGTCCAGAATTTAATATTCTCCCCACTCCCAACCTTCCAAGCCaagttgtctttaaagataCTGCAGTCCGACTGGTGATACAGATTTCTAATGTCTCTCCACCAGTGGGAAAAGCCCCTTTTGTCACTACCATTTTGGAATTCTGACCAACCACCATATTTTGTAAGTTAAAATTCTGACCCAGAGCTTCTGTTGCTCAGATGCAAAAGCCCATATCCATCTTCCCATCAGAGCTAAATTGAATTTAGAGATATCCTTTATCCCTAGGCCCCCTCAGTCTTAGGCAAACAAATATCATCCCATTTGACCCaaggaatttttttgtggtcatTGTCCCCACCCCACAAAAAATTTCTTTGGAGGGATATCATCTTTTTGACTACCCTCTGaggaattttaaaaaaggaaaggagatAAATTGGGAGGGAATTAAGGACAAAATTGATAAGGGTGATCTTCCCAGCCA
This region includes:
- the LOC114393026 gene encoding protein MIZU-KUSSEI 1-like produces the protein MKEQQKQQIFQRSTSACTATTRNSRRILPSNLTHFRSFESDDVSDKLLVRRGSSPSVSNLYQQQQQQHHAPKLTQQNKISSLIRSFLNIFTFPTMIPTCKWLTIPSQLSVTPSLGRKVTGTLFGHRRGHISFAVQLHPRAEPVLLLELAMSTSSLVKEMSSSLVRIALECQKVSVTAAVAHNNSGGGRRRLFQEPAWTMYCNGRNCGYAVSRTCGDLDLHVLSTVQSVSVGAGVIPLLEDGKGGGSGNGGSEGELMYMRARFERVVGSRDSEAFYMLNPDGNGGPELSIFLLRI